One genomic segment of Mastomys coucha isolate ucsf_1 unplaced genomic scaffold, UCSF_Mcou_1 pScaffold22, whole genome shotgun sequence includes these proteins:
- the Dda1 gene encoding DET1- and DDB1-associated protein 1 isoform X2, translating into MTRGAVAIGVSCAAAGSGCAAATGKEAAAAAAARVVEDADDGRLSERLARLQQEQLQQVPRGLCVQGLVIVTEKTNILLRYLHQQWDKKNAAKKRDQEQVEAEGESSAPPRKVARTDSPDMPEDT; encoded by the exons ATGACGCGCGGTGCTGTCGCCATCGGCGTGAGCTGCGCGGCGGCTGGAAGTGGCTGTGCGGCAGCGACTGGGAAGGaggctgcggcggcggcggcggcccggGTGGTAGAGGACGCGGACGATG GCAGACTTTCTGAAAGGCTTGCCCGTCTACAACAAGAGCAACTTCAGCAGGTTCCACGCGGACTCTGTGTGCAAGGCCTCG TCATTGTGACAGAAAAGACGAACATACTCCTGCGATACCTGCACCAACAATGGGACAAAAAG aATGCTGCCAAGAAGAGAGACCAAGAGCAGGTGGAAGCGGAGGGCGAGAGCTCAGCGCCACCCCGCAAGGTGGCCCGGACCGACAGCCCCGACATGCCCGAGGACACCTAG
- the Dda1 gene encoding DET1- and DDB1-associated protein 1 isoform X3 produces MADFLKGLPVYNKSNFSRFHADSVCKASNRRPSVYLPTREYPSEQIIVTEKTNILLRYLHQQWDKKNAAKKRDQEQVEAEGESSAPPRKVARTDSPDMPEDT; encoded by the exons ATG GCAGACTTTCTGAAAGGCTTGCCCGTCTACAACAAGAGCAACTTCAGCAGGTTCCACGCGGACTCTGTGTGCAAGGCCTCG AACCGCCGTCCCTCAGTATACCTGCCGACCCGAGAATACCCGTCAGAACAGA TCATTGTGACAGAAAAGACGAACATACTCCTGCGATACCTGCACCAACAATGGGACAAAAAG aATGCTGCCAAGAAGAGAGACCAAGAGCAGGTGGAAGCGGAGGGCGAGAGCTCAGCGCCACCCCGCAAGGTGGCCCGGACCGACAGCCCCGACATGCCCGAGGACACCTAG
- the Dda1 gene encoding DET1- and DDB1-associated protein 1 isoform X1, which yields MTRGAVAIGVSCAAAGSGCAAATGKEAAAAAAARVVEDADDDFLKGLPVYNKSNFSRFHADSVCKASNRRPSVYLPTREYPSEQIIVTEKTNILLRYLHQQWDKKNAAKKRDQEQVEAEGESSAPPRKVARTDSPDMPEDT from the exons ATGACGCGCGGTGCTGTCGCCATCGGCGTGAGCTGCGCGGCGGCTGGAAGTGGCTGTGCGGCAGCGACTGGGAAGGaggctgcggcggcggcggcggcccggGTGGTAGAGGACGCGGACGATG ACTTTCTGAAAGGCTTGCCCGTCTACAACAAGAGCAACTTCAGCAGGTTCCACGCGGACTCTGTGTGCAAGGCCTCG AACCGCCGTCCCTCAGTATACCTGCCGACCCGAGAATACCCGTCAGAACAGA TCATTGTGACAGAAAAGACGAACATACTCCTGCGATACCTGCACCAACAATGGGACAAAAAG aATGCTGCCAAGAAGAGAGACCAAGAGCAGGTGGAAGCGGAGGGCGAGAGCTCAGCGCCACCCCGCAAGGTGGCCCGGACCGACAGCCCCGACATGCCCGAGGACACCTAG